A genomic window from Nodosilinea sp. PGN35 includes:
- a CDS encoding NAD(P)-dependent oxidoreductase, whose protein sequence is MPSSLLLTGTTGLLGRHLVQHLTAAGAEIHGIVRSQPPFSTPQVTYHTVDLGTEWSQDALPKQVDTVIHLAQSDHFRNFPEKAPDIFQVNIASTARLLDYARKSGVKTFIYASSGGVYSNSHRPLHENSPIIPLGQLSYYLGSKLCGEVLVQSYAAYFQVIVLRFFFMYGPGQKRSMLIPRLMDSVKQGRPIMLEGPEGLHLNPVHVEDAAAATAAALATSESATFNIAGPDILSLRQITEAIGEFLKTPPCFDIVDREPHDLIGDNTAMKTALVAPTRHLSDSLADVGKS, encoded by the coding sequence ATGCCATCCTCGCTCTTGCTGACCGGCACCACCGGGCTGCTAGGTCGCCACCTGGTTCAGCACTTAACGGCTGCCGGGGCAGAAATTCATGGGATAGTGCGATCGCAGCCCCCCTTTTCAACTCCCCAAGTCACTTACCACACCGTCGATTTGGGAACCGAGTGGTCCCAGGACGCCTTACCCAAACAGGTGGATACTGTCATTCACCTAGCCCAGTCCGACCATTTCAGAAATTTTCCTGAAAAAGCACCAGATATCTTTCAGGTCAACATCGCCTCCACTGCCCGCCTGCTGGACTATGCCCGAAAATCAGGAGTAAAAACCTTTATATACGCCTCTTCCGGCGGTGTCTACAGCAACAGCCACCGCCCCCTCCACGAAAACTCTCCCATCATTCCCCTTGGCCAGCTCAGCTACTACCTGGGCAGCAAGCTCTGTGGCGAAGTGCTCGTCCAGAGCTATGCCGCCTACTTTCAGGTGATTGTCCTGCGTTTCTTCTTCATGTACGGCCCCGGCCAAAAGCGCTCCATGCTCATTCCCAGACTGATGGACAGCGTCAAGCAGGGCCGCCCGATCATGCTAGAAGGCCCAGAGGGGCTGCACCTCAACCCCGTGCATGTCGAAGATGCCGCCGCCGCCACCGCCGCCGCCCTAGCCACCTCCGAGAGCGCAACCTTCAACATTGCAGGCCCAGACATTCTCTCCCTAAGGCAAATTACCGAGGCCATAGGGGAATTTCTCAAAACGCCCCCCTGCTTTGACATTGTCGATCGAGAACCCCACGACCTCATCGGAGACAATACCGCCATGAAGACGGCTCTAGTAGCTCCCACACGGCACTTGTCCGATTCCCTGGCTGATGTTGGGAAATCCTGA
- a CDS encoding class I SAM-dependent methyltransferase — protein MNSPTSNAQKQTEETFEFKWKKRATYESPAVQQEWQRWLFEKYFDSNVDGLDDILNTNGGRKSILDAGCGSGGSALLLFGEHLKNHDYLGVDISDAVSVAKERFAERGIPALFAKSDLNSIPSQYGNFDIIFSEGVLHHTDSVKRAIFELSQRLKQDGKFLFYVYRKKAPVREYTDDLIRDSISSLTNEAAWKALESLTKLGKTLGDLNIEIEIEDDIPYLEIEKGKYNLQRLFYYKICKTFYRPDYSLDEMNHINFDWFRPRNCFRHTPEEITEFCTSSGLTIDRLYVEDSGITVIATK, from the coding sequence GTGAACTCACCTACATCTAATGCCCAGAAACAAACAGAAGAGACATTTGAATTTAAATGGAAAAAGCGGGCGACCTATGAATCGCCCGCTGTTCAACAAGAATGGCAACGTTGGCTATTTGAAAAATATTTTGACAGCAATGTTGATGGCCTCGACGACATTCTAAATACTAATGGAGGTAGAAAGTCAATCCTGGATGCAGGCTGTGGGAGTGGTGGCAGCGCACTACTTTTATTTGGAGAACACCTAAAGAATCATGATTACTTGGGTGTTGATATTTCAGATGCCGTATCTGTTGCCAAGGAGCGTTTTGCAGAAAGAGGCATACCTGCCCTTTTTGCAAAATCCGACCTCAATAGCATTCCTTCGCAATACGGAAATTTTGATATTATTTTCTCTGAGGGAGTCCTCCACCATACAGATAGCGTGAAAAGAGCAATTTTCGAGCTTTCACAAAGACTCAAACAGGATGGTAAATTTCTCTTTTATGTGTACAGAAAAAAGGCTCCGGTTCGGGAGTACACTGATGACCTGATTCGCGATTCCATATCTTCCCTTACGAATGAAGCTGCGTGGAAAGCACTGGAATCATTAACCAAGCTTGGAAAAACACTTGGCGATTTAAACATCGAAATTGAAATCGAGGATGATATTCCATACCTAGAGATCGAAAAAGGCAAATATAATTTACAGCGCTTGTTTTATTACAAGATTTGCAAGACATTTTATCGTCCAGACTATAGTCTGGATGAGATGAATCACATTAACTTCGACTGGTTCAGACCAAGAAACTGTTTTCGACATACGCCAGAAGAGATAACTGAGTTTTGCACTAGTTCAGGCTTGACTATCGATCGGTTGTATGTGGAAGACTCGGGGATAACTGTTATCGCAACGAAGTAA
- a CDS encoding glycosyltransferase, which translates to MKNAMNCFRAIKKIILAIIFFALIPFYLLFATTFALVARFKSNKQSLHLVWGSTPIISYSYWSKAMQAAGYVSKTFTNGFYSKINKRGDWDRISTEEYSFSPSFAKSFLAFLDALLCYDIFFISFDGFFIGNTPLWWIQAPLLKLAGKKVVVMPYGSDAYIYRRIKSTGLLHGLLMSYPDAARDQRRISKQVDYWCRHADAVITGLMGPDGFGRWDVLMPSQLYIDLDLWQASERVNNANGKNGLVTIVHAPNHRGFKGTEFIIDAVDRLKQEGLSVELFLIEGMQNSEVRKQLQNHTDILVEQIIATGHGLNGLEGLAAGIPVISNLEDEAYTLPFRRWTYFGECPIVSATPENLVDVLRKLITRPELRAQLGKAGREYVEKYHGLDSAQYLFTNVIDYVYGRKESLINLYHPLLGEYPKRKPPVLHPLINNRIVD; encoded by the coding sequence ATGAAAAACGCTATGAATTGTTTTAGAGCGATAAAAAAAATAATTTTAGCAATTATTTTTTTCGCATTAATCCCATTTTATTTATTGTTTGCAACCACTTTTGCACTTGTTGCAAGATTCAAGAGTAATAAACAGAGCCTACATCTTGTATGGGGTAGTACACCAATAATTAGCTATAGCTATTGGTCGAAGGCTATGCAAGCGGCAGGCTATGTTTCTAAAACTTTTACAAATGGCTTTTATTCAAAAATTAATAAAAGAGGAGATTGGGATAGAATTTCGACGGAAGAGTATAGCTTTTCTCCGAGCTTTGCAAAATCTTTTCTTGCCTTTTTAGATGCTTTGCTATGTTACGACATCTTCTTTATTTCGTTTGACGGCTTTTTTATTGGCAACACACCCCTGTGGTGGATACAGGCACCCCTTCTAAAGCTAGCGGGCAAAAAAGTAGTGGTTATGCCCTATGGTAGCGATGCATATATATATCGCCGCATCAAATCTACAGGACTACTGCACGGGCTACTGATGTCTTATCCGGATGCTGCCCGCGATCAACGCAGAATATCTAAACAGGTAGACTACTGGTGCAGGCACGCCGATGCTGTCATTACTGGGCTCATGGGTCCAGATGGGTTTGGTCGTTGGGATGTGTTGATGCCTTCTCAACTTTATATAGATCTAGACCTGTGGCAAGCTTCAGAGCGCGTCAATAATGCCAATGGGAAAAACGGTTTAGTGACAATTGTTCACGCCCCTAATCACAGAGGATTTAAAGGTACAGAATTTATTATTGATGCCGTTGATAGATTGAAGCAGGAAGGTTTGTCAGTCGAGCTGTTTCTAATAGAAGGGATGCAAAATTCTGAAGTTCGTAAGCAACTTCAGAACCATACAGATATTCTCGTTGAGCAAATCATTGCCACGGGTCATGGCTTGAATGGGCTCGAGGGTTTAGCTGCGGGGATACCTGTAATTTCTAATCTTGAAGACGAGGCTTACACTCTTCCTTTTCGTCGCTGGACGTATTTTGGTGAGTGTCCTATTGTCTCGGCAACTCCAGAAAATCTGGTTGATGTACTCCGCAAATTGATAACTCGCCCGGAACTACGGGCACAATTAGGCAAGGCAGGGCGTGAGTATGTAGAAAAATATCATGGTCTAGATTCAGCCCAATATCTTTTCACTAATGTCATTGACTACGTCTATGGCCGTAAAGAATCTTTGATAAATCTCTATCATCCACTACTAGGCGAATATCCTAAGCGAAAGCCTCCTGTCCTGCATCCTCTCATCAATAACCGAATTGTAGATTAA
- a CDS encoding Gfo/Idh/MocA family protein: MSDVIVVGSGHWGQNLVRNFEELGHLAGVVEVDPTLRQRLHTNHPKATVYDSFDAALASTASALVLATPAPTHFELALAALKAGKDVFVEKPMTLRASEARQLAEYADAHDRILMVGHLLLYQPAIAWMRHYLRSQQAGPVRHVATQRLNLGKVRTTENVWWSLAPHDLSIVLDLLGNPVLASVQATGHARLQPGIADEVQVDLTFTSGQTAHLHCSWQWPLKQRSTVVVGDRQMLVYDEIAQTVTVHHKHIDADLAAVDQGTQTIDIAHDQPLRLECEHFLACVANRQRPLSDGWNGVAVVDILERVEAAIHG, encoded by the coding sequence ATGAGCGACGTGATTGTAGTCGGCAGCGGCCACTGGGGCCAAAACCTGGTGCGCAATTTTGAAGAGCTGGGCCACCTGGCCGGGGTGGTAGAGGTAGACCCGACCCTGCGCCAGCGCCTGCACACCAACCACCCCAAGGCCACGGTCTACGACAGCTTTGACGCCGCCCTGGCCAGTACTGCCTCTGCCCTGGTGCTGGCTACCCCCGCCCCCACCCACTTCGAGCTGGCCCTGGCCGCCCTGAAGGCGGGCAAGGACGTGTTTGTGGAAAAGCCCATGACCCTGCGGGCCAGCGAGGCGCGCCAGCTGGCGGAGTATGCCGACGCCCACGATCGCATCTTGATGGTGGGCCACCTGCTGCTGTACCAGCCCGCCATCGCCTGGATGCGCCACTACCTGCGATCGCAGCAGGCGGGGCCGGTGCGCCACGTGGCCACCCAGCGGCTGAACCTGGGCAAGGTACGCACCACCGAAAATGTCTGGTGGTCTCTGGCCCCCCACGACCTCTCCATCGTCCTGGATTTGCTGGGCAACCCGGTTCTGGCCTCGGTGCAGGCCACAGGTCACGCCCGATTGCAGCCGGGCATCGCCGACGAGGTACAGGTAGATCTCACCTTCACCAGCGGCCAGACGGCGCACCTGCACTGTTCCTGGCAGTGGCCGCTGAAGCAGCGGAGCACGGTGGTCGTGGGCGATCGCCAGATGCTGGTCTACGACGAAATTGCCCAGACGGTGACGGTGCACCACAAGCACATCGACGCCGATCTGGCCGCCGTAGACCAGGGCACCCAGACCATCGACATTGCCCACGACCAGCCCCTGCGGCTGGAGTGTGAGCACTTTTTGGCCTGCGTGGCCAACCGCCAGCGCCCGCTGTCGGACGGGTGGAACGGGGTGGCGGTGGTAGACATTCTCGAACGGGTGGAGGCGGCGATCCATGGCTGA
- a CDS encoding DegT/DnrJ/EryC1/StrS aminotransferase family protein, with amino-acid sequence MDQLNRRNIAISLPSTGEEEWQAVREPIMTGWLTQGPKVAAFEQRFATRHQVKHAIATTSCTTALHLILIALGVGPGDEVIVPAFTWVSTANVVMYCGATPIFVDVDRTTFNLDVHQVKAKISDRTKAIIPVHLFGLCADIDALAAVAPNIPLIEDAACAVGSTYQGRSAGSLGLAGAFSFHPRKSITTGEGGMITTNDDRLAETMRQLRNHGASISEEQRHLGPKPYLLPDFNLLGFNYRMTDLQGAVGLVQLSKLDGFLAERRQWAEFYHQSLGAIEWLRTPAAPADYGPGWQAYVCYVDESKSPMPRNTMMEALQEKGISTRPGTHAVHLLGAYKDRFGLRADDFPAARDCDRYSLAIPLHNQMTAADYDYVVKNIVSLA; translated from the coding sequence ATGGATCAGCTCAATCGGCGGAATATTGCTATCTCGCTACCGAGCACTGGTGAAGAGGAATGGCAGGCGGTTCGAGAGCCAATAATGACGGGGTGGCTGACCCAAGGACCTAAGGTAGCTGCCTTTGAGCAGAGATTTGCTACGCGCCACCAGGTCAAACACGCCATTGCCACTACCAGCTGCACGACTGCACTCCACCTCATTCTGATTGCACTGGGCGTTGGTCCAGGGGATGAGGTAATCGTTCCAGCCTTCACCTGGGTATCGACAGCCAATGTGGTGATGTACTGTGGAGCGACACCCATTTTTGTAGATGTTGATCGCACTACGTTCAATCTTGATGTTCATCAGGTTAAGGCTAAAATTTCCGATCGCACCAAGGCCATTATTCCGGTGCATCTGTTTGGGCTCTGTGCCGATATTGATGCCCTCGCCGCGGTGGCCCCCAACATTCCCTTGATTGAAGATGCGGCCTGCGCTGTCGGCAGCACCTACCAGGGGCGATCGGCAGGTTCTCTGGGCCTAGCGGGAGCGTTTTCCTTCCACCCGCGCAAGTCGATCACTACGGGCGAAGGCGGCATGATTACCACCAACGATGATCGGCTGGCCGAAACCATGCGCCAGTTGCGAAACCACGGTGCCAGCATCTCCGAAGAACAGCGCCATCTTGGCCCCAAGCCCTACCTGCTGCCAGATTTCAACCTGCTGGGCTTTAACTACCGCATGACCGATTTACAGGGGGCTGTTGGGCTAGTGCAGTTGAGCAAGCTCGATGGCTTCTTGGCGGAGCGTCGCCAGTGGGCCGAGTTTTATCACCAATCCCTGGGAGCGATCGAGTGGTTGCGTACACCAGCAGCACCCGCCGACTATGGGCCGGGTTGGCAAGCCTATGTCTGCTATGTGGATGAGAGCAAATCCCCCATGCCCCGCAATACCATGATGGAAGCTTTGCAAGAGAAGGGGATTAGCACTCGCCCTGGTACCCACGCTGTACACCTGCTGGGGGCCTACAAAGATCGCTTTGGGCTGAGGGCCGATGACTTCCCTGCGGCTCGGGACTGTGACCGATATTCGTTGGCGATTCCGTTGCACAACCAGATGACAGCGGCAGACTACGACTATGTGGTGAAAAACATTGTGAGCCTGGCCTAG
- the asnB gene encoding asparagine synthase (glutamine-hydrolyzing): MCGVAGVINLQGEPVLSSLVQAMTDAIAHRGPDGEGQWLEGNVGLGHRRLAIIDLSSAGQQPMISADYRYVLSYNGEVYNFRQLRSELEQAGYWFRSHTDTEVVLYALIEWGEQAFDRFNGMFALALWDRKQKTLLLGRDRYGIKPIYYATFGATFLFGSEQKAILTHPAAERQLDTAALLEYFTFQNIFTDRTLLKNVRLLPAGHYGILNLNEGVAASLRLTRYWDYRFREPEGKVDAQAYREELDRLLQQAVNRQLVADVEMGTYLSGGMDSGTLTALAARQMPYIKTFTCGFDLSSASGIELGFDERVKAEAMSARFKTEHYEMVLKAGDMERCLPKLAWHLEEPRVGQSYPNYYVAQLASKFVKVVLSGSGGDELFGGYPWRYYRAAVNQDFEHYIDQYYLYWQRLVNNSELKRMFAPVWPEVEHVWTRDIFRDVFATHDNALDRPEDYINHSLYLEAKTFLHGLFVVEDKLSMAHGLESRVPFMDNDLVDFAMQCPVGLKLNNLAEAVRINENEPGGKRAKYFQKTSDGKQILRDVMSRYVPQEITQAAKQGFSSPDASWFKGESINFVKRRLLNSHACIYEVLDRQAVVPLVEQHLQGELNRRLLIWSLLNVDTWMKSLQEKDSELTYI, encoded by the coding sequence ATGTGTGGTGTAGCCGGTGTGATCAATCTCCAGGGGGAGCCTGTGCTATCGAGCCTGGTGCAGGCGATGACCGATGCGATCGCCCATCGCGGCCCCGATGGCGAAGGCCAGTGGCTGGAGGGCAATGTGGGCCTCGGCCATCGACGCTTGGCCATCATCGACCTGTCATCGGCGGGGCAACAGCCCATGATCAGCGCCGACTATCGCTACGTGCTGAGCTACAACGGCGAGGTCTACAACTTTCGGCAGCTGCGATCAGAGCTAGAGCAGGCAGGCTACTGGTTTCGTTCCCATACAGATACGGAGGTGGTGCTGTATGCCCTGATTGAATGGGGGGAGCAGGCGTTTGATCGGTTCAATGGCATGTTTGCCCTGGCTTTGTGGGATCGCAAACAAAAAACGCTGCTGCTAGGGCGCGATCGCTACGGCATCAAACCCATTTACTACGCCACCTTTGGAGCCACATTTCTCTTCGGGTCTGAGCAAAAAGCTATCCTGACTCACCCTGCCGCTGAACGACAACTCGATACAGCAGCGCTGCTGGAATATTTCACCTTCCAGAATATTTTTACCGACCGCACTCTGCTCAAAAACGTCAGGCTTTTACCGGCTGGGCACTATGGAATACTTAACCTCAATGAAGGGGTCGCCGCATCCCTGCGCCTCACCCGATATTGGGATTACCGATTTCGCGAACCCGAAGGAAAAGTAGATGCCCAGGCCTACCGCGAAGAGCTAGACCGACTGCTGCAACAGGCGGTAAACCGGCAGCTGGTTGCCGATGTGGAAATGGGTACCTACCTCTCCGGAGGGATGGACTCGGGTACCCTGACAGCGCTGGCGGCCAGACAAATGCCCTACATCAAAACCTTTACCTGTGGGTTTGATCTGAGTTCCGCTTCGGGAATAGAGCTAGGCTTTGACGAACGGGTCAAGGCTGAGGCTATGTCAGCCCGGTTCAAAACTGAGCATTACGAAATGGTGCTGAAGGCGGGGGATATGGAGCGCTGCCTGCCCAAACTGGCTTGGCACCTAGAGGAACCCAGGGTTGGCCAGAGCTACCCCAACTACTATGTAGCGCAGTTGGCCAGTAAGTTTGTCAAGGTGGTGCTGTCAGGCAGTGGTGGGGATGAACTGTTTGGTGGCTATCCGTGGCGGTACTACAGGGCGGCGGTCAACCAAGATTTTGAGCACTACATTGACCAGTACTACCTGTACTGGCAACGGCTGGTCAATAACTCAGAATTGAAACGGATGTTTGCGCCCGTATGGCCTGAAGTAGAACATGTGTGGACGAGGGATATTTTTCGCGATGTGTTTGCCACTCACGACAATGCCCTTGATCGCCCAGAGGATTACATCAATCATTCGCTCTATCTAGAAGCCAAGACATTTTTGCACGGGCTGTTTGTAGTAGAAGACAAGCTGAGCATGGCCCACGGGCTAGAGAGCCGGGTGCCCTTTATGGACAATGACCTGGTGGACTTTGCCATGCAGTGCCCGGTGGGACTAAAGCTTAATAACCTAGCAGAAGCGGTGCGAATCAATGAAAATGAGCCGGGGGGGAAGCGCGCTAAGTATTTCCAAAAAACCAGCGACGGCAAGCAAATCTTACGGGATGTAATGAGCCGTTATGTGCCCCAGGAAATCACCCAGGCAGCCAAACAAGGTTTTTCTTCTCCCGACGCCAGTTGGTTTAAAGGCGAAAGCATCAATTTTGTAAAGCGTCGGTTGCTGAATAGCCACGCCTGCATCTATGAGGTACTTGACCGCCAAGCTGTCGTACCGCTGGTGGAGCAGCACCTACAGGGAGAGCTAAACCGGCGGTTGCTAATCTGGTCATTGCTAAATGTAGATACTTGGATGAAGTCGCTTCAGGAGAAAGACAGTGAACTCACCTACATCTAA
- a CDS encoding NAD-dependent epimerase/dehydratase family protein has product MDLTNKKILVIGGAGFIGSHVVAELLKTRVGQVVIYDNFTRGKHSNIEPYLNDDRCLLYPNGGDIRDIDVLNDAMQGIDGVCHLAAMWLLHCKDFPRTAFHVNVEGTFNVLEACVKNNVERLVYSSSASVYGDAVEVPMTEVHPFNNRNFYGATKIAGEAMCRAFSDRYGLSYVGLRYMNVYGPHQDQTAAYTGVIPIMLNKIDAHEAPTINGDGSQAYDFVSVQDVARCNVLALKAEVTDEFYNVGTGVQTSIRDLCNLILELKQSDLEVTYRPYSKDDARRLVQNRIGCPKKATHDLGFTYQDSLREGLQSLIHWRDTHRGQY; this is encoded by the coding sequence ATGGATTTGACAAATAAGAAGATTTTAGTGATTGGCGGTGCGGGATTTATTGGCAGCCATGTGGTTGCAGAGCTACTAAAAACCCGCGTCGGCCAGGTAGTTATCTATGACAATTTTACCCGAGGGAAGCATAGCAACATAGAACCCTATTTGAACGATGATCGCTGCCTTCTTTATCCCAATGGCGGTGACATTCGAGATATCGACGTGCTCAACGATGCCATGCAGGGGATCGATGGAGTCTGCCATCTCGCCGCCATGTGGCTACTTCACTGCAAGGATTTTCCCCGAACTGCTTTCCATGTGAATGTTGAAGGTACCTTTAACGTCCTGGAAGCCTGTGTCAAAAATAATGTTGAACGGCTGGTCTATTCCTCTTCAGCATCCGTGTATGGCGATGCTGTCGAGGTGCCGATGACAGAGGTACACCCATTCAACAACCGCAACTTCTATGGAGCGACTAAAATTGCCGGAGAGGCTATGTGCCGGGCGTTTTCTGACCGCTACGGATTGAGCTATGTGGGGCTGCGCTACATGAATGTGTACGGCCCTCACCAAGATCAAACGGCTGCCTACACTGGCGTGATCCCAATTATGCTGAATAAAATTGATGCCCACGAAGCACCTACTATTAATGGGGATGGCAGCCAAGCCTATGACTTTGTTTCTGTGCAGGATGTGGCTCGCTGCAATGTCTTAGCTCTTAAAGCTGAGGTCACGGATGAATTTTATAATGTAGGTACTGGGGTTCAAACGAGTATCCGCGATTTGTGTAACCTGATTTTGGAGTTGAAGCAATCCGATTTAGAGGTTACCTACCGACCCTACAGCAAAGACGATGCGAGACGCCTGGTGCAAAATCGCATTGGCTGCCCAAAGAAAGCAACGCATGATTTAGGATTCACCTATCAAGACTCCCTCCGAGAGGGATTGCAAAGCCTAATCCACTGGCGTGATACCCATAGGGGGCAATACTGA
- a CDS encoding DapH/DapD/GlmU-related protein: MLSTLSVAVRQRWQRTLPMADYIVDRWQKARELEFGEGSSIYDSALVLGDVQVGCNTWIGPFTVLDGSGSLVIGDFCSISAGVQIYTHDTVCWATSGGNFEPERAPVHIGNRCYIGPNAIISKGVTIGDGCVIGANSLVNRDVPAGMKAWGTPAQIISKVVTE, from the coding sequence ATGCTGAGCACGCTGTCAGTAGCAGTACGCCAGCGGTGGCAGCGCACCCTACCTATGGCTGATTACATAGTTGATCGCTGGCAGAAAGCCCGTGAACTGGAATTTGGAGAAGGCTCCAGCATCTACGATAGTGCCCTGGTGCTGGGTGACGTGCAGGTAGGGTGTAATACCTGGATTGGCCCATTTACTGTGCTGGATGGATCCGGCAGTTTGGTAATTGGTGACTTTTGCTCCATCAGTGCAGGTGTACAAATCTACACTCATGACACGGTGTGCTGGGCAACCAGCGGTGGCAATTTCGAGCCAGAACGTGCTCCAGTGCATATCGGTAATCGGTGCTACATTGGCCCGAACGCCATCATCAGCAAAGGAGTCACCATTGGCGATGGTTGTGTGATTGGTGCCAACAGTTTAGTGAACAGAGATGTACCGGCGGGCATGAAAGCCTGGGGAACGCCCGCGCAAATAATCAGCAAGGTAGTTACAGAATGA
- a CDS encoding acyltransferase — protein sequence MAEAAEVFVHPTAIVDAGATLGAGTKIWHFSHVMAGATLGQNCSLGQNVYVANRVTIGDGCKIQNNVSLYEGVILEDYVFCGPSMVFTNVKTPRCEFPRNTAADYLTTRVKRGASIGANATIVCGVTLHECAFVAAGAVVTKDVPAYAMVAGVPAKLIGWMSAYGDVLEFDAEGFAVDSTGIKYQRIDAKTVKMS from the coding sequence ATGGCTGAGGCGGCTGAGGTTTTTGTCCACCCCACGGCGATCGTCGATGCCGGAGCCACCCTGGGCGCGGGCACCAAGATCTGGCACTTTAGCCACGTCATGGCCGGGGCCACCCTGGGCCAAAACTGCTCCCTGGGGCAAAATGTCTACGTGGCCAACCGGGTCACCATCGGCGACGGCTGCAAGATTCAGAACAATGTCTCCCTCTACGAGGGGGTGATTTTGGAGGACTACGTGTTCTGCGGCCCCAGTATGGTGTTTACCAATGTGAAGACGCCCCGCTGCGAGTTTCCGCGCAACACCGCCGCCGACTACCTGACCACGCGGGTGAAGCGGGGGGCCAGCATCGGGGCAAATGCCACGATTGTCTGCGGGGTGACGCTGCACGAGTGCGCTTTTGTGGCGGCGGGGGCGGTGGTGACAAAAGATGTACCCGCCTACGCCATGGTGGCGGGGGTGCCCGCCAAACTCATCGGCTGGATGAGCGCCTACGGCGATGTGCTGGAGTTCGACGCCGAGGGTTTTGCCGTAGACTCCACCGGCATAAAATACCAGCGAATTGATGCAAAAACGGTGAAAATGAGCTGA
- a CDS encoding oligosaccharide flippase family protein, with protein sequence MIFRQLAKDTAIYGGADFAGKIVSFISFPIIAAVLSPLAFGALELIGTSTTLLGLFMNCGLNNAVHRYYWDQDTSESQRPTLISSGLTAQIVFGLATLGLGLSLLPWALHQVHQTSLPLSWVGLVAALLFMVASQWLQFNLDVLRLHFAAVQFLIVTFLSRICSVLLALLVVVQWRGGVDGLLMAQALVAFAVLPLALWMVRRDITPAIDLAWMRELVRFGYPFIFASLGYWLFGSMDRWMLASMSSVTETGIYSVAFRFASMVLFISTAFGQAWSPIAIKIRTDHPEKYRTIYAQTLLLLLAIMLLIGGGLSLFAGEIIVLLMPSDYVYSALPLAILCFGVVLQSTQQITAIGIALEKKTALFANLTWLTAGINLALNWVLIPQYGAAGAAWATAVSYFTLTGSYLLFTQQLHPLPIQWGRLTMLLAVGVAMAAVSLYFLASALIWTTMIFKLLLLLASAVLLWMLLPTKTLSYGGMP encoded by the coding sequence ATGATATTTCGTCAGCTTGCAAAAGATACAGCTATCTATGGTGGGGCAGATTTTGCAGGCAAAATCGTCAGCTTTATTTCCTTCCCCATTATTGCTGCGGTGCTCTCTCCCCTCGCCTTTGGTGCCCTAGAGCTTATCGGCACCAGCACCACTCTCTTGGGTCTGTTCATGAACTGCGGCCTCAACAACGCAGTCCATCGCTACTACTGGGATCAAGACACCTCCGAAAGCCAGCGCCCCACCCTGATTTCATCTGGATTGACGGCCCAGATCGTCTTTGGCCTAGCCACCCTGGGTCTCGGACTTTCGCTCCTGCCCTGGGCTCTACATCAGGTTCATCAGACAAGCCTGCCCCTCAGCTGGGTAGGGCTAGTGGCGGCCCTGCTGTTCATGGTGGCGTCCCAGTGGCTTCAGTTCAACCTTGATGTGCTGCGGCTGCATTTTGCAGCTGTGCAGTTCCTCATCGTCACCTTCCTCAGCCGTATCTGTAGCGTTTTGTTGGCCCTGCTGGTGGTGGTGCAATGGCGCGGCGGCGTGGACGGGCTGCTGATGGCCCAGGCTCTAGTCGCCTTTGCGGTACTGCCCCTGGCTCTGTGGATGGTGCGTAGAGACATTACCCCCGCCATTGACCTGGCTTGGATGCGCGAGTTAGTTCGCTTTGGCTATCCGTTCATTTTCGCCAGCCTGGGCTACTGGCTCTTCGGCTCTATGGATCGCTGGATGCTGGCCTCCATGAGTTCCGTCACCGAGACCGGCATCTACTCCGTGGCCTTTCGCTTTGCCTCCATGGTGTTGTTTATCTCCACCGCCTTTGGTCAGGCATGGAGCCCCATCGCTATCAAAATTCGCACCGATCACCCCGAAAAATACCGCACCATCTATGCTCAAACTCTGCTGCTGCTGCTGGCGATCATGCTGTTGATCGGCGGTGGTCTATCGCTCTTTGCCGGAGAAATTATTGTCCTGTTGATGCCTTCCGACTACGTCTACAGCGCTCTGCCGCTGGCCATTCTCTGCTTTGGGGTTGTGCTTCAGTCCACCCAGCAGATTACCGCCATCGGCATTGCCCTGGAAAAAAAGACTGCCCTCTTTGCCAACCTCACCTGGCTCACTGCGGGCATCAACCTCGCCCTCAACTGGGTTTTGATTCCGCAGTATGGGGCCGCTGGCGCGGCCTGGGCCACCGCCGTATCTTATTTCACCCTCACCGGCAGCTACCTGCTGTTTACCCAGCAGCTGCACCCCCTGCCCATTCAGTGGGGCCGACTGACGATGCTTTTAGCCGTGGGTGTGGCAATGGCGGCAGTATCGCTCTATTTTTTGGCCAGCGCCCTCATCTGGACAACCATGATTTTCAAACTGCTGCTGCTGCTAGCGAGTGCTGTACTGCTGTGGATGCTGCTCCCCACCAAAACCCTTAGCTATGGAGGGATGCCGTAA